The following proteins are co-located in the Echinicola sp. 20G genome:
- a CDS encoding amidohydrolase — protein MKNYLLLFTALVFVISCDSGDQSSSNTAKVYYGGDILTMVGKQPQYVEAVVVKDSVITFAGEAGEAMVQAGKGHAMIDLEGRTMLPGFIDGHAHFANFSSQAIGALLLPSPDANANDIPTVISILKDWNTPENRELTGWIFGTGFDDSVLEEKRFPTKHDLDEVSTEFPIMIIHISGHFAVVNSKGLEVLGITSETTNPEGGLIRREQGSNEPNGVLEELAAIPHMLKALTPKSDEASLKFFNAGQDMALAYGYTTAQEGRAMQNHELLAKMADAGKLKLDVVSYIDYAFVDQYMGSKWNSKDYLKHYRIGGMKVTLDGSPQGRTAWRSTPYLVPPDGAGADYSGYPAIPNDEDLTAIYEKGLRHNWQTLTHCNGDAAMDQMIRTLGPLFEKYGKEDRRYVLIHGQYIRGDQLEEFKKLNVLASLFPLHTFYWGDWHKELIGDSLGNKISPTRTALNLGLPLTIHTDAPVALPNLMRVVWTASSRTSRSGDIIGEEERLTPYEALKAITDWSAYQHFEENSKGTLEAGKLADMVVLDKNPLKVQVDEIKDIQVLETIKEGMSVYLKE, from the coding sequence ATGAAGAATTATTTACTATTATTCACCGCATTGGTATTTGTCATTAGTTGCGACAGTGGAGACCAATCTTCCTCCAATACAGCAAAGGTTTATTATGGAGGAGATATCCTGACCATGGTCGGTAAACAGCCACAATATGTCGAAGCGGTGGTGGTAAAGGACAGTGTTATTACTTTTGCAGGAGAGGCAGGGGAAGCGATGGTTCAAGCGGGGAAAGGGCACGCAATGATCGATTTGGAAGGTAGGACTATGTTGCCGGGTTTTATAGATGGACATGCTCATTTTGCAAATTTTTCCTCACAGGCCATTGGAGCACTGCTTTTACCCTCCCCAGACGCCAATGCCAATGACATTCCCACCGTTATTTCGATTTTGAAGGATTGGAATACACCTGAAAACAGGGAATTGACCGGATGGATTTTTGGGACAGGATTTGATGATTCCGTGCTGGAGGAAAAGCGCTTTCCTACCAAACATGACTTGGATGAAGTGAGCACGGAGTTTCCCATTATGATCATCCATATTTCCGGCCACTTTGCCGTAGTCAATTCAAAAGGTTTGGAAGTATTGGGGATTACCTCAGAGACTACCAATCCAGAGGGTGGGTTGATCAGAAGAGAACAAGGCTCCAATGAACCCAATGGCGTATTGGAGGAGCTGGCTGCAATCCCCCACATGTTGAAAGCATTGACGCCAAAAAGCGATGAGGCTTCCCTGAAATTTTTCAATGCCGGTCAAGATATGGCGCTTGCTTATGGCTATACTACAGCTCAGGAAGGCCGGGCCATGCAAAACCATGAATTATTGGCCAAGATGGCAGATGCAGGAAAGCTGAAGCTGGATGTGGTGAGTTATATCGATTATGCCTTTGTGGATCAGTATATGGGCAGTAAGTGGAACAGTAAAGATTACCTAAAGCACTACAGGATCGGAGGGATGAAAGTGACCTTGGACGGCTCTCCCCAGGGAAGGACAGCTTGGAGAAGTACTCCCTATTTAGTTCCGCCAGATGGGGCAGGGGCTGATTATTCAGGCTATCCTGCTATCCCCAATGATGAAGACCTAACTGCCATTTATGAAAAGGGGTTGAGGCACAATTGGCAAACTTTGACCCATTGTAATGGGGATGCGGCTATGGATCAGATGATTCGCACCCTCGGTCCATTATTTGAAAAATATGGCAAAGAGGATCGACGATACGTGCTGATTCATGGGCAATACATCCGAGGAGACCAATTGGAGGAGTTTAAAAAGTTAAATGTATTGGCATCACTGTTCCCTTTGCATACATTTTATTGGGGAGACTGGCATAAAGAGCTCATAGGTGATTCATTAGGGAATAAGATCAGCCCTACCCGGACCGCGCTGAATCTTGGGCTTCCTTTGACTATCCATACAGATGCTCCAGTGGCTTTACCCAACTTGATGCGGGTGGTTTGGACGGCTTCCAGCAGAACATCACGATCGGGAGATATTATTGGGGAAGAAGAAAGATTAACTCCTTATGAGGCCTTGAAAGCCATCACGGATTGGAGTGCCTATCAGCATTTTGAAGAAAACAGCAAAGGTACCCTGGAAGCGGGGAAGCTTGCAGATATGGTTGTTTTGGACAAAAACCCCTTAAAAGTTCAAGTGGATGAGATCAAGGATATCCAAGTCTTGGAAACGATAAAAGAAGGAATGTCGGTTTATTTGAAGGAGTAA
- a CDS encoding response regulator transcription factor, which translates to MKILVIEDEVLLQQSIKESLEKESFLVETANDFYAAMDKVFVYDYDCILLDIMLPNGSGLDILNELKEAGKSENVIIISAKDSLDDRIKGLELGADDYLTKPFHLSELNARVKAVLRRKHLQGNRAISLANLELDFEDRTLLVDGKAVSLNRKEFDILNYFLLNKNRLVNKTALAEHVWGDNSDQADSFDFVYYQIKNLRKKLQECGAHIEIESVYGVGYKLVQK; encoded by the coding sequence GTGAAAATATTAGTAATTGAAGACGAGGTTTTATTACAGCAGAGCATCAAGGAATCTTTGGAAAAGGAAAGTTTCTTGGTCGAAACGGCCAATGATTTCTATGCTGCCATGGATAAAGTGTTTGTCTATGATTACGACTGTATTTTACTGGACATCATGTTGCCCAATGGAAGTGGGCTGGATATTTTAAATGAATTAAAAGAGGCTGGAAAAAGTGAAAATGTCATCATTATTTCTGCCAAGGATTCATTAGATGATAGGATAAAAGGCCTGGAGTTGGGAGCTGATGATTATTTGACTAAACCATTTCATTTGAGCGAACTCAATGCCCGGGTGAAAGCTGTTTTGCGCCGTAAGCACCTGCAAGGCAACAGGGCCATCAGCTTAGCCAATTTGGAGTTGGATTTTGAGGACAGGACACTTTTAGTGGACGGTAAAGCAGTGTCGCTCAATCGCAAGGAATTTGATATCCTCAATTATTTTTTATTGAATAAGAACCGCTTGGTCAACAAAACTGCTTTGGCCGAGCATGTTTGGGGAGACAATAGTGACCAGGCTGATAGCTTTGACTTTGTCTACTACCAGATCAAAAACCTGCGCAAAAAATTGCAAGAATGTGGTGCGCATATTGAAATAGAATCTGTGTATGGAGTAGGATATAAACTGGTTCAAAAATGA
- a CDS encoding cell wall metabolism sensor histidine kinase WalK has protein sequence MKLLNQSLKYLSLSILMIVTIWSVIFYLNMLSEIKSSIDEGLENYKRLIILNAAEDSTILTKKYFDESFFTIQKISKEQALSTKDRYFDTELYMQDADDQAPEVEPVRMLTTAFEMNGSYYELKVANSMVEEDDLIQELLWDVVWLYLVLILGVIIINNIVLRSLWKPFYDFLQQLKNYRLGRSKQFPEVQTQTREFVDLQEAVNTLLKHSVATFEQQKEFIGNASHELQTPLAVVSNKLELMLEEENLSDSQVENVAEIFQTIQQLVRLNKTLLLLSKIDNKQFLENDSVAMHEVISVNIEKLIDFSAFKNIAVSSSEMEPIAVQMDFSLANIVVANLLKNAIFHNHEKGKVNVSLKAGVFSIANTGNPNTLDVEKIFQRFQKFDSKSKGAGLGLAIVKAICELYGFKVSYRFENGLHLFEVNFNTN, from the coding sequence ATGAAGCTGCTCAATCAATCCCTGAAGTATTTGTCATTGTCCATTTTGATGATCGTGACGATTTGGTCAGTAATATTTTACCTGAACATGCTCAGCGAAATCAAAAGTAGTATCGATGAAGGGCTGGAAAATTACAAGCGACTGATCATCCTCAATGCAGCAGAGGACTCTACTATTTTGACCAAGAAATACTTTGACGAAAGTTTTTTTACCATCCAAAAAATCAGCAAGGAACAAGCCTTGTCGACCAAAGATCGGTATTTCGACACGGAGCTTTATATGCAGGATGCAGATGATCAGGCACCGGAAGTGGAGCCGGTCAGGATGTTGACCACTGCTTTTGAAATGAATGGTTCCTATTATGAATTGAAAGTGGCCAATTCAATGGTGGAAGAAGATGACCTGATCCAAGAGTTGTTGTGGGATGTGGTTTGGCTCTATTTGGTGTTGATCTTAGGGGTTATAATTATCAATAATATTGTGTTAAGAAGTTTGTGGAAACCCTTTTATGATTTTTTACAGCAACTTAAGAATTATCGCTTGGGTAGAAGTAAGCAGTTTCCTGAAGTTCAGACACAGACACGGGAATTTGTGGACTTGCAGGAAGCTGTCAATACCTTGCTTAAGCATAGTGTTGCTACTTTTGAGCAGCAAAAGGAATTCATAGGAAATGCTTCCCATGAACTGCAAACACCGTTGGCAGTGGTCAGCAATAAACTGGAACTCATGCTGGAAGAGGAAAATCTCTCCGATTCTCAAGTTGAAAATGTAGCTGAGATCTTTCAGACCATTCAGCAACTGGTTCGTTTGAACAAAACACTGTTGTTGCTTTCGAAAATAGACAATAAGCAGTTTTTGGAGAATGATAGTGTTGCGATGCATGAGGTTATCAGTGTCAATATTGAAAAGTTGATTGATTTTTCAGCATTTAAAAATATCGCTGTTTCCTCTAGCGAAATGGAGCCTATTGCTGTTCAGATGGACTTTTCTTTGGCCAATATTGTCGTGGCCAACCTACTTAAGAATGCTATTTTTCATAACCACGAGAAGGGAAAGGTAAATGTTTCCCTAAAGGCTGGGGTATTCAGCATAGCAAACACAGGCAATCCTAACACCTTGGATGTAGAAAAAATATTTCAGCGCTTTCAGAAATTTGATTCAAAGTCCAAAGGAGCTGGTTTAGGTTTGGCCATTGTCAAGGCCATCTGCGAGCTTTATGGGTTTAAAGTAAGCTATAGGTTTGAAAATGGCCTGCACCTTTTTGAAGTAAATTTTAATACAAACTGA
- a CDS encoding PepSY-like domain-containing protein yields the protein MKKQILFLAACMAYGFTQAQDIVSGQVPSLILNAFTTTYPKASDVEWEKEMKFYKVEFETGWNRDHEIWYDETGEMIKHQEDISVGELPEAVNNIINTDFKGYGIDDLERITSKDQVVYKMELNSLLQQDYDLVVDAKGNVLSKMVD from the coding sequence ATGAAAAAGCAAATTCTATTTCTCGCAGCATGCATGGCCTATGGCTTTACTCAAGCACAGGATATTGTTTCCGGTCAGGTTCCATCCCTTATTCTGAATGCATTTACCACAACCTATCCTAAGGCATCCGATGTGGAGTGGGAGAAAGAAATGAAATTCTACAAGGTGGAGTTTGAAACGGGTTGGAATAGGGATCACGAAATTTGGTATGATGAGACTGGAGAGATGATCAAACATCAAGAAGATATTTCTGTAGGGGAGTTGCCAGAAGCAGTGAACAACATCATCAATACAGACTTTAAGGGATATGGTATTGATGATTTGGAGCGTATCACCAGCAAGGATCAGGTGGTCTATAAAATGGAGCTCAATTCACTCCTGCAGCAGGACTATGATTTGGTAGTAGACGCCAAAGGAAATGTTCTCAGTAAAATGGTCGATTAA
- a CDS encoding DUF2490 domain-containing protein translates to MKRILFLSLLVFVAYESCFGQISPPGLGEINSSEWFAIGAKQRLNQDKSWMSMTYLGVGRTSTPDDFNPLKRSGIYVINEEVTHHFKKHWKYALALSYRWQDMYQSTEPFEPNEPRARQEIRSYGRLSYLTTIRKMVFELTYRPEMRLFYNPDFSRYDKKAQFRSRFRSKISIPIDANHTQKLSLSTEVLFSTTKQEDWDNFRYKESRFCIFYSVTVPGKKITFDIGYMNNLLGKPIYKDSHYLAFDVVFNDPFGKK, encoded by the coding sequence ATGAAGAGGATTCTGTTCTTAAGCCTTTTGGTTTTTGTCGCGTATGAATCATGTTTTGGCCAGATTTCTCCACCTGGACTTGGAGAAATCAATAGTTCTGAGTGGTTTGCCATTGGCGCAAAACAACGCTTAAACCAAGATAAGTCATGGATGTCCATGACTTATCTTGGAGTGGGGCGGACGAGTACACCAGATGACTTCAACCCTTTGAAGAGATCGGGAATTTATGTGATCAATGAAGAAGTGACTCATCATTTCAAAAAGCATTGGAAATATGCTTTGGCATTGAGTTATAGGTGGCAGGACATGTACCAATCTACGGAGCCATTTGAACCTAATGAGCCCAGAGCACGCCAAGAAATAAGAAGCTATGGCAGGCTTTCGTACCTGACAACGATCCGGAAAATGGTATTTGAATTGACTTATAGACCTGAAATGAGGTTGTTCTACAATCCTGATTTTTCCAGGTATGATAAAAAGGCACAGTTTAGGTCAAGGTTTCGGAGTAAAATATCCATTCCTATTGATGCCAATCATACACAAAAATTGAGCTTGAGCACAGAAGTATTGTTCTCCACTACCAAGCAAGAGGACTGGGACAACTTTAGGTATAAGGAAAGCCGTTTCTGCATTTTTTATTCGGTGACCGTGCCAGGAAAAAAGATCACTTTTGACATTGGTTATATGAATAATCTATTGGGAAAACCAATTTATAAGGACAGTCATTATTTGGCTTTTGATGTGGTGTTTAACGATCCATTTGGAAAGAAGTAA
- a CDS encoding S41 family peptidase, with amino-acid sequence MKKIFSVIALLFISAVLFAQENAKWMRYPSISPDGKTIIFGYMGNLYRVDAEGGAAVPITTSDYHDVRPVWSHDGKTIAFASNRFGNFDVFTMPSTGGTPTRLTFNSANDYPYDFTTDNKRVLFGSGRAAPAESVRFPGTGYWQNLYTIPTQGGRAILLTAAGAEEAHFNADGSQLVFQDRKGYEDPWRKHHTSAVSRDIWLYDVKEENYQQLSSFQGENREPVFSANGDNYYYLNEKDGTQNLYKGSLAGNADVQLTTFKDFPVRHLSISKDNKIAFTWKGEIYTLTDGAKPTKLAVQVMDDAAFEAIKNVDINNVSEFAVSPNGKEIAFVNRGEVFVTGIEDARTKNITNSPEQERMVEWSPDGKSLIYSGEKDGSWNVYKATLRRPEEKYFFASTILTTEPLIATASEEFQATYSPDGKKIAFVEERNILKIYDVDSKKTITILPEGHNHSYSDGDWGYKWSPDSKWLLVDDEKGYMFSQNTALIKADGSGEIQYPINSGFGENRAKWAMEGKMMTYLSSKEGRKSLANQGSREYDIYAVFFDQEAYDRYAMSKNDFKLLEDLEKEEKKEEDKKEKDSKDKKKEDDKAEKETLKLDLKNLDNRKVKLTINSSSISDYALNKDGSKVYYLSSFEKGYDLWVTEPRTHSTKILAKMGGSPSGIEISEDGGTLYMSNRGRPVKVDAKSGKVTNISIDGDMKLDKAGEREYIFDHAWRQVKKKFYDPTLHGIDWDMYHKEYGKFLPHINNNYDFQELLSEFLGELNASHTGGRYYASQSDGDVTASLGLLYDETFTGAGIKISEVIAAGPLDVAQSKVKAGDIITAINGEEIGKDENWNKYLTNISGKKIVLNIKSGKESYEQTVQPTSMGEESQLMYKRWTKTMEEMVDSLSNGQLGYVHVRGMNDGSFREVYETVLGRHMDKKALVVDTRFNGGGWLHDDLNTFLSGKTYLEFSPQGEKVKGGEPMARWTKPSIVLMSEGNYSDAFIFPYIYKQNGIGKLVGMPVAGTGTAVWWERQIDPSIIFGIPMIGTIGTDGEVTENKELEPDILVPLPYNDFLQGIDPQLGTAVKELLKETN; translated from the coding sequence ATGAAAAAAATCTTTTCGGTGATAGCGCTTCTTTTTATATCTGCAGTGTTATTCGCCCAAGAAAATGCCAAATGGATGAGGTATCCATCCATATCCCCCGATGGAAAAACCATCATTTTCGGTTATATGGGCAATCTATATAGAGTAGATGCTGAAGGCGGAGCTGCTGTTCCCATTACCACAAGCGACTACCATGATGTGCGTCCAGTATGGAGCCATGATGGTAAGACCATAGCCTTTGCCAGCAACCGGTTCGGGAATTTTGACGTCTTTACCATGCCCTCTACGGGTGGCACCCCCACCCGTCTGACCTTCAACAGCGCCAATGATTACCCTTATGATTTCACCACAGATAATAAAAGGGTGCTGTTTGGAAGTGGCAGAGCTGCACCAGCAGAAAGTGTCCGGTTTCCGGGAACGGGCTATTGGCAAAACCTTTACACCATCCCTACCCAAGGAGGAAGAGCCATTTTGTTAACGGCAGCCGGTGCAGAAGAGGCCCACTTTAATGCTGATGGAAGCCAATTGGTCTTTCAGGACAGAAAAGGCTATGAAGACCCCTGGAGAAAGCACCATACTTCTGCTGTTAGCCGGGACATTTGGTTGTACGACGTAAAAGAGGAAAATTACCAACAGCTTTCTAGCTTCCAAGGAGAAAATAGAGAGCCTGTCTTTTCAGCTAATGGTGACAATTATTATTATCTGAACGAAAAAGATGGCACCCAAAACCTCTACAAGGGCTCTTTAGCAGGCAATGCAGATGTTCAATTAACTACTTTCAAAGATTTTCCGGTTAGACACTTAAGTATTTCCAAGGACAATAAAATTGCATTTACCTGGAAAGGCGAAATCTACACCTTGACTGATGGCGCTAAGCCTACAAAGTTGGCAGTTCAGGTAATGGATGACGCTGCTTTCGAAGCCATCAAAAACGTGGACATCAACAATGTTTCTGAGTTTGCCGTTAGCCCCAACGGAAAAGAAATTGCTTTCGTCAACCGTGGAGAGGTTTTCGTAACCGGAATTGAAGATGCAAGAACCAAAAATATCACCAACTCTCCTGAGCAAGAGCGAATGGTAGAATGGTCACCTGATGGAAAATCCCTGATCTATTCCGGAGAAAAAGATGGTAGCTGGAATGTTTACAAAGCCACACTAAGGAGGCCTGAAGAAAAATACTTCTTTGCTTCCACCATTCTGACCACCGAACCTTTGATTGCGACAGCTTCGGAAGAATTCCAAGCTACCTATTCTCCTGACGGCAAAAAAATCGCCTTTGTGGAAGAAAGAAACATCTTGAAAATTTATGATGTAGACAGTAAAAAAACCATTACAATCTTACCCGAAGGCCACAATCACTCTTACAGCGATGGTGACTGGGGATACAAGTGGAGTCCTGACAGTAAGTGGTTATTGGTTGATGATGAAAAAGGATACATGTTCAGCCAAAATACCGCATTGATCAAAGCTGATGGTTCAGGAGAAATCCAATATCCTATCAACAGTGGATTTGGTGAGAACCGTGCCAAATGGGCCATGGAGGGCAAGATGATGACTTACCTGAGCAGTAAGGAAGGCAGAAAGTCATTGGCCAACCAAGGCAGCCGAGAATATGATATTTACGCTGTTTTCTTTGACCAAGAAGCTTATGATCGCTATGCCATGAGCAAAAATGATTTCAAGCTATTGGAAGACCTGGAAAAAGAAGAGAAGAAAGAAGAAGATAAAAAGGAGAAAGACAGTAAGGACAAGAAAAAAGAGGATGACAAAGCGGAAAAAGAAACATTAAAACTTGACCTTAAAAACCTGGACAATAGAAAGGTAAAATTAACCATCAACAGCTCCAGCATCAGTGACTATGCCCTCAATAAAGATGGTAGTAAGGTTTATTACCTATCCTCCTTTGAAAAAGGGTATGACCTTTGGGTGACCGAGCCACGTACCCACAGCACAAAAATACTCGCGAAAATGGGCGGCTCTCCAAGTGGGATCGAAATCAGTGAGGATGGCGGAACCCTGTATATGAGCAATAGAGGAAGACCTGTAAAAGTGGATGCCAAAAGCGGTAAAGTCACTAACATCTCTATCGATGGTGACATGAAGTTGGACAAAGCTGGAGAAAGGGAATATATATTTGATCATGCTTGGAGACAGGTTAAGAAGAAATTCTATGACCCAACACTTCATGGAATTGACTGGGACATGTACCATAAAGAGTATGGTAAATTTCTTCCACATATCAACAACAATTATGACTTCCAAGAGCTATTGAGTGAGTTTTTGGGTGAGCTCAATGCTTCGCACACCGGAGGCCGCTACTATGCCAGTCAGTCTGATGGTGATGTGACCGCTTCGCTGGGATTGCTTTATGATGAAACCTTCACTGGAGCTGGAATAAAAATCAGTGAAGTTATTGCTGCTGGGCCATTGGATGTGGCACAAAGCAAAGTCAAAGCAGGTGATATTATTACAGCCATCAATGGAGAGGAAATTGGTAAGGATGAAAACTGGAACAAGTACCTGACCAATATCAGTGGAAAGAAAATTGTCTTGAACATCAAGTCAGGCAAGGAAAGTTATGAACAAACTGTACAGCCTACTTCTATGGGCGAAGAAAGCCAGTTGATGTACAAGCGCTGGACCAAAACCATGGAAGAAATGGTAGATTCCCTAAGCAATGGCCAATTGGGTTATGTTCACGTTAGGGGCATGAATGATGGCAGTTTCAGAGAGGTTTATGAGACTGTTTTGGGCAGACACATGGACAAAAAAGCCTTAGTGGTCGACACCCGATTCAACGGCGGTGGTTGGTTGCATGATGACCTGAACACCTTCTTGAGTGGCAAGACTTACTTGGAATTCTCTCCTCAAGGCGAAAAAGTAAAAGGTGGAGAGCCTATGGCCAGATGGACCAAACCTAGCATTGTGCTGATGAGTGAAGGAAACTATAGCGATGCCTTTATCTTCCCTTACATTTACAAGCAAAATGGAATTGGTAAACTGGTGGGAATGCCTGTAGCGGGCACCGGTACTGCTGTTTGGTGGGAGCGCCAAATTGATCCAAGTATCATTTTTGGGATTCCTATGATCGGCACTATTGGCACTGATGGTGAAGTAACTGAAAACAAGGAGCTAGAACCAGACATCTTGGTTCCTTTACCATATAATGATTTCCTTCAAGGGATCGATCCACAGTTGGGAACAGCTGTAAAAGAATTGCTGAAGGAAACTAATTAA
- a CDS encoding alkaline phosphatase produces the protein MKIKPIIGLFILFWPLVGFGQEETFFKLHSHNDYLQEVPFWTAYANNCASIEVDVILINGRLMVAHEEESIEDGKTLESLYLEPIRQAKKLEIGPGLDFQLLVDLKTEASATMPVLMDILGKYEDVLANGDQGVQVVVSGNRPQIVDYKNYSDLVLFDYQSTDLSADLPWEKIALVSLPYRSMSVWNGKGRIVEEELQKLKSVITKVHEAGRPIRFWGAPDSKSAWKAFYDLGIDYINTDMPFEANQYLNSLKGNVVTSTHRHEIYYPEFKSDGVDMPIRNVILMIGDGNGLAHISAGMYANGNKLNLTQLRHIGLVKTQSSDDFTTDSAAGATALATGQKANNRAIGFSTDGKALQSIPEILSTYNFSAGIVTTDNVTGASPASFYAHQKDRSMIKGIASDLSKSQLDLFVGGGKIDFLTQGRDLISPLEEAGFHLAGSLEELSTSDADRVGYFGSNQELPTIEKGRAGFLLKATDQSLSFLSEKERPFFLMIEGAKIDTGGHLNEAKTVVEEELDFDEAIGKVLQFADENPGTLVLITADHETGGVTLPQGNLERGEVELNFDTHDHTGILVPLFAYGPHANEFTGVYENTAVFKKLMKLIKQYYEH, from the coding sequence ATGAAAATCAAACCCATTATAGGATTATTCATTTTGTTCTGGCCTTTAGTTGGCTTTGGGCAAGAGGAAACGTTTTTTAAACTTCATTCCCACAATGATTATTTGCAGGAAGTCCCTTTTTGGACTGCCTACGCTAACAATTGTGCTTCCATTGAAGTGGATGTCATTTTAATAAATGGAAGATTGATGGTAGCTCATGAAGAAGAATCTATTGAAGACGGTAAAACCTTGGAGAGTCTTTACCTTGAACCTATCAGGCAAGCCAAAAAGTTGGAGATAGGGCCCGGCTTAGACTTTCAGCTATTGGTAGATCTCAAGACGGAAGCATCGGCCACTATGCCTGTTCTAATGGATATATTGGGAAAATATGAAGATGTATTGGCCAATGGCGACCAAGGAGTACAAGTGGTCGTATCCGGGAATAGACCTCAAATAGTAGATTATAAGAATTATTCTGATTTGGTGCTTTTTGACTACCAAAGCACGGATTTGTCTGCTGATTTACCTTGGGAGAAGATCGCTTTAGTAAGTTTACCTTACAGGAGTATGTCTGTTTGGAATGGGAAGGGAAGGATAGTTGAAGAAGAGCTTCAAAAGCTAAAATCGGTAATCACAAAAGTTCATGAAGCGGGTAGGCCTATCCGCTTTTGGGGTGCACCAGATAGCAAATCTGCTTGGAAGGCTTTTTATGACCTGGGCATTGATTACATCAACACGGATATGCCCTTTGAGGCAAATCAATACCTAAACTCGCTCAAAGGTAATGTAGTAACCAGTACACATAGGCACGAAATATACTATCCTGAATTTAAATCCGACGGCGTGGATATGCCTATCAGGAATGTTATTTTGATGATTGGTGACGGCAATGGCTTGGCACACATTTCCGCAGGGATGTACGCAAACGGAAATAAACTTAATTTGACCCAGCTTAGGCATATTGGCTTGGTAAAAACACAGTCTTCCGATGATTTCACCACAGATTCAGCAGCTGGGGCAACAGCATTGGCAACAGGCCAAAAAGCCAATAACAGGGCCATTGGTTTTTCTACTGATGGAAAAGCCTTACAGAGTATTCCTGAAATATTAAGTACTTATAACTTTAGCGCGGGAATTGTGACGACGGATAATGTGACAGGCGCATCTCCTGCTTCGTTTTATGCTCATCAGAAAGACCGAAGTATGATAAAGGGCATTGCATCAGATTTGAGCAAAAGCCAATTGGACTTGTTTGTAGGTGGAGGAAAAATTGACTTTCTGACTCAAGGTAGAGATTTGATATCTCCGCTGGAGGAAGCAGGATTCCATTTAGCTGGTTCATTGGAGGAACTTTCTACTAGTGATGCAGATAGAGTAGGTTATTTTGGGAGTAATCAAGAATTGCCAACAATAGAAAAAGGAAGAGCTGGTTTTTTATTGAAAGCTACAGATCAGTCACTAAGCTTTCTTTCCGAGAAGGAACGTCCTTTCTTTTTGATGATCGAGGGAGCCAAGATCGACACAGGGGGACATCTTAATGAGGCAAAAACGGTAGTTGAGGAGGAATTGGATTTTGATGAAGCGATAGGAAAGGTATTACAGTTTGCCGATGAAAATCCTGGGACCTTAGTCTTGATTACGGCTGACCATGAAACAGGAGGCGTAACACTACCTCAAGGGAATTTGGAAAGAGGGGAGGTGGAATTGAATTTTGATACCCATGACCATACTGGGATTTTGGTGCCATTGTTTGCCTATGGTCCCCATGCCAATGAATTCACTGGGGTATATGAAAATACGGCTGTTTTTAAAAAACTGATGAAGTTGATCAAGCAATATTATGAGCACTAA